The window gagagagagcgagagagagagagagagagagagagagtatttatttaattttaagtgGATTGATTTTAGGGctttcaataatatataaccaaaattagtattacaaacaaaaaaaatataaatattaaggaATTTATTGTAAAATTGGGAGAAGTATAAATAGCTACTTGCCTTTCAAATTACATGTGGCAAGCAAACtgtctaaatatataaatgacatttttaaatCACTGcaaccttttattttatttttatattggcATTTTCTGTCTCGATGATTTATTGTTCACAACAATGGTGAGACTCAATTTAtatgaagaaagaaaaacaataaattgtttcCCACTTTCAtccatttatattttattcatatataatattacaCATAATAAAAACGACTACCATGGGAAACGAAGACCCTATCATAAATCcactgaaaaaaataaatttcactaTACCACCACTCATTTGGTTATCAATGTTGTAGTCATATGtgaatatgttattttttaCGTTACATACCTTTTTGTATACTTGTATCAAAAGATAAACCCTTCTTCGATACACAGTTTCCACGTAAATGTACGCATGTAACACTTATTCAAAAAAGCGGAACATACCCAGAATAATGAAAAGTTGAGATATTTGTTGAGATAGCCATACATGTATCATGTAAACATTTGATCATATACATAACTAATTTGTTAGCAAATTATACTATCAAGATTTAAAGATTCTTCTGATGGAAAATTAAAGAGAAAGGTGAAATTGCAGAGCTTAATTTAGGGTTTGAAAGTGACACGCAAATTGTATTATTgcaggggagagagagagactagacGTTGACGTTGTTGATGCATCCCCTCAATTATTTGCCCTAGTTTCCATTTTCTCTCTCACCTTAAGTAGATTTACCTTTTAATGGTTTGGAAAAAGATGTCTAGGAAGTAATTTTGGATTCAAGACAGcctatttatttatcttatcaAAATATACGTTTTTTTTTCGAACACTTCTTATCAAAATATACGTACAAATATAAATTCAtcctaaaaataaaaactactaCTTATTTACCAACTAATACCACTGAAATGATTAATAAACTTACCTTGAAGCATTTACTGTATTTtcctaatataataaatcattccCTAAATCAATAGTAAACTAAAAACTCGGATGACATCAATTCATTAAACGAGTAAATAATATACACGAAATCAATTacatagaaaacatatttaattgCTCTCACACGTGATAGTCATTACTCACTTTTCACCACTCCTCACATTCATCGTAATCAATAGTATTCTTAACTTTAAGTTGCTAAGTCTTTTAACTTTAATTCTCACTCCGCGCTTTCACAGCACggaattatttttgttaataaaattattaacatgTTTGTTAGttcataatataaataaaaatctatttgtttGACCCGTTTTTActtgataaatattttgtatattcgatgaaataaaccaaaaaacaaaaattgtaaaaaaaaatatatttattaatcataggtttgtttaaaaagtcaactttattttaagttttgaaatattaatttaaatataattagaaattttaaTTAGGATTTCTGCGAAATGTTAGTTTTGTAAGCACATATATGTAGAAAATTTATGTAACATCTATTTAGAAAAGAATTacatttaatttcaaaatatatcagATAAAACTTTTTCTAGTATAACCACCAACAGTTAAAGTATTAAAtgcttaaattaaaaaaaaatatagattaaatagaaattaaaattattataatttaaaaatatggaaagattaattaccataaatatatgaaatattcagttttctattttaaataaataatatttatatcataATTAAATGCAATGACATACCATtgtaaataaattgaaaatcaATGGCAGAATCCTACTAGAGATTctgatttaataatatagactaGGTTAGGATCCGGGCTATATGcaagaaaaaaatttgatatacaattttttttacgtatattattatttattttgcattttacatattataaaaaaaataaaaatatatactgaaCCATTGAGAAGCAagtaactattatatatataattaaattggcacaaatacataaatcaaaataaaaaaaattattaacaataattttatgataaataaatcaaaataatcatatttaactatatattttatatggtatataatttcccacttttttataaaaaaatattgtcgaatttatttttttattgaaattttttttttgcaattattttttgcaaaattattttttcaaaatttctttttaaaagtcgaaaattatttttcaaactatttttataaaaatttatattttttaagtagttatttatatatttattagaatctttAGAAGTGATACTATGAACGTAATATTATTGAcaattttccaaaaaataatataaaacaaactaTACCATGTAATCTAATTATTCTAACTATGCCATGTTATCATTTTGACCATACATACTTTCTCACATGGTTTCAAATATATCATGAATATTTTATTGAACAAAATCTCATAACTCtataaaatatcttataaatttagtaaatgattagattagaatgtgtttatttgttttaatttaattaaaatatattaaattatattcaaGATTTCAGAATAAGAGATGTATCTAACTGATATTGACGTATTTGTATTTTGGTTATaatcaaaactttttaaaacatatactttcttattttctaagtattATATGTAAGAAAATATAATCATATGCAATTAACATTTTCGACAAAAACTTGTTGGAGGAAAATAagatatcatatttatatagcatatttattttttttgtaacatgaaTTCTCGTGTGATTTCGCATCGATTCTATgtttagtaaatataataaaatatatttttttgtcgtcaaatataataagatacaatatcaaaaaagttattttgctgttttacaaaaaaaaagaagttattttGCTACgatgtatatatatttcacGTAAGCTATGAATTCTTAAAGAAATGCGTTCAACGTTGTAGTGGGTTCAAGTAACCAATATCACATCTCTATTTGTAACTGAAGCTGTGTGCCACATGCCAAACCGTATCAAACCGGAACTGGAGCATTCTCAAACTTTATCCTTCGATAAAACTCAAAGAGGTCTAAGATACAAGCACGTGGCCTTGTACATCATTCTGCATGCAGCCATGTTGTTCATCATCCGTCACTATACGTCAAAACCTGCCtcaaaaattgaattttttccCTAATACTAAAAATAAACAAGAATACATTTTCCCTATTTCAACTTAGTTGCTCGTGTCTATCTTTTCTCCTTCGTTTTTGATAGCCTAGTCCTAAAAAAACTCTGATTGTGTCCCAGGTAAAGAGAAATGGTGGATCTATTGAACTCGGTGATGAATCTGGTGGCTCCGCCGGCCACGATGGTGGTGATGGCCTTCTCATGGCCATTACTGTGTTTCATTAGCTTCTCCGAGCGGCTTTATAACTCTTATTTTGTGACCGAAGACATGGAGGATAAAGTCGTCGTCATCACAGGAGCTTCCTCCGCCATCGGAGAGGTATTAAACTAAGAATTAACAATGCGGTTTACTCCTTCAACATCATTTtctataaatcatatatattctcTGCCTCTCCATATTAATTTTCACAATATGTTATTGTATTTCTAGCTATAAAATGTCACTAATTATTGAATATTAAATTGTGCCGAAATATATCAAGTTTTCAAATGTTCTATAAAGTGGGGTTTAAGGATGTATGAattcattttgttttctttagaaGCACTTTTCTAGAGGTTCTAATTGaatattagaatcataaatatgtatttatatacaaCTATCAAATCCAAATATTGCGTTTCCGACAAGCAAACCACCTTAATTTGCGACGATGTTTAAATACacaagaacaaaaaaagaactaaaataCGAGGTGGTTGAGttagttaatttaatttcaGTTACGctaattaaaagatatttaatcTTGCATGGATGCTGGTGATCTTGTTACGCAGCAAATAGCATACGAATATGCAAAGAGGGGAGCAAACTTAGTGTTGGTGGCCAGGAGAGAGCAGAGACTGAGAGTTGTGAGCAACAACGCCAGACAGATTGGAGCCAACCATGTCATCATCATCGCTGCTGATGTCGTCAAAGAAGATGATTGCCGCCGTTTCATCACTCAAGCCGTCAACTATTACGGTCGCGGTACACAATCAGTATTTCATAGCTTTGATAAATAGGACTGGTCGAGCAGTAATTTTGTTTTGAGAGCTAATTGAGCAGTTTAACCAAAAATGTTGTTTTACCTGTATTCCACACAGTGGATCACTTAGTGAATTCAGCGAGTCTTGGACACACTTTTTACTTCGACGAAGTGAGCGACACGACCGTCTTTCCCCATTTGCTGGTATGCTCTCTTGATATTGTTTATCTTCCGGTTTTGTATACGAAACATTGATGAGATTGTTGAGCAGGACATAAACTTCTGGGGGAATGTCTATCCGACGTATGTAGCGTTGCCACACCTTCAAAAGACCAATGGCCGGATCGTTGTGAACGCTTCGGTCGAGAATTGGCTGCCTCTACCGCGGATGAGTCTTTATTCCGTTAGTACTTGTGCTATAAACGTTTACTGATCCTtatagtttgatttttttttaatccccTATGATACAAATATAAATACTAACTATTATTGTGAAGGCTGCAAAAGCGGCACTAGTGAACTTCTACGAGACGTTGAGATTCGAGCTAAATGGAGATGTCGGAATAACTATCGCGACTCACGGATGGATAGGGAGTGAGATGAGTAGAGGAAAGTTCATGCTAGAAGAAGGTGCTGAGATGCAATGGAAGGAAGAAAGAGaagtaaaacttctttttttttttcaaccacACTTGCGAGTGAATGAACCTAAGCTCCCAAAGACTTATTTACAGTTTATCTACAGGTGCCTGCGAATGGTGGACCTCTAGAGGAGTTTGCAAAGATGATTGTGGCAGGAGCTTGCAGGGGAGACGCATACGTGAAGTTCCCAAACTGGTACGACGTGTTTCTCCTCTATAGAGTCTTCACACCGAATGTGCTGAGATGGACTTTCAAGCTGTTGCTCTCTAGTGAGGGTTCACGTCAAAGCTCCCTTGTTGGGGTCGGGCAAGGTATGCCTGTGGAGGAATCCTCTTCACAAATGAAACTTATGCTTGAAGGAGGCTCACCTCGGGTGTCTGCGAGCCCACCTCACTACACTGCTAGCCCAACTCGGGTGTCTGCGAGCCCACCTCACTACACTGCTAGCCCACCTCGGTATACTCCAAGTCCAAGCCCCCCTCATCATACCTCAAGCCCACAACGGTATACCCCCAGCCCAAGCCCGCCACATTATACCTCAAGCCGTCATCGGTATACCCCAAGCCCAAGCCCGCCTCGGTATACCGAAAGCCCTCCTCTGTATACTGAAAGTCCTCCTCACTATACCACAAGCCCAAATTGGTATGCCGAAAGCCCTCCTCGATACaccccaagcccaagcccacctCGGTTTTCACGGTTCAATATCCAGGAGTTACCATAAGGAAGTGAATGGAGTAAGATAAGGATGGTTTGGCGTGTAGAGTGAGCTTGAACTTTCTCCAAAATTTAGGAAGTCCATAGATAAAAATGCAGTGTAAAGGACAAAGAATCAAGAATAATGCAGCTGTATGTTGTTATGTCACCCAAAACATTACACGAACACaatgtaatatatatgaaattgtATCTGTCAGATGCGAGTTAGACTCATCTTCTTcacaagtatatatataatatatgacaTGGAAAATGCTAAACCTCTAGGGTCTGAGAACCTGGAAAGAAGATGACAAGATCCTGAAGAGACCATCCGGGTTATCCGTGTGAACCTGAAAGATTACACAACCCAAATGCAATAAGATgatagaaagagagaagaagcaaAGGTATAGTTAGTTAATTTACCCAGTGACCTGCATCTTCCAGGACATGCATTTCTACTCCGCCTCCTTCTTCAGAGGCGAGCTCTTCAGCGGCGTGGATCCGTTGAAGGTCTTCTAGGGCCCAACGGTGCAAGCTTCTTTCGGCTTTCAGAAAACTCACATGCACTCCTCTTGGAAGGTTCTCAACAAAGTTCCTTTCattttgtaaaattaatatAGCAAGAAGCTTGAGTATAGTAACTAGTTGAAGTAGCTTCACTAAACACAGGGAGGTTAGTAAAGATTAGATTACCATAGATTTGTGTCTTCGTAGGACTGGTAAAGTTCGGCGATCCCATCCAGGTCAAATGCCCATGAGAAGCTAGAAGACGATGGTCCAGTAGATCTGAGATTGGTAACCACCCACTGCACAAGAAGACACCAAGGTTGTTGCAATATCCGACAAGAGCTGATACAATCTACCGAGTAAATGGATAACTAACTATACCTGTGCAACATCATTGGAAAACCCTTCTTCCATAAGAGCGTTATAGACCTCGTTCTTGGACGAGACCTTTAAACAAAGACGAGAGATGTTCGTGAACATAACTATGAAGGGCATGAGTCTGAGTTGCCGAAAGATAGATGGAATCTGTAAGTTACCACTTTAGGCAATTGACGTAGAAATGAAATGAGCTCTCGTGGATGATCCTCTCCATCTCCTCCTGCACGAACTTTACCAGGAGTAGCATCCAATACCCAAGCCTACAATGGTTACAGTTCAGCGCGACTAATGTATGTCCTACCAACGGTTATTGAGA of the Brassica rapa cultivar Chiifu-401-42 chromosome A03, CAAS_Brap_v3.01, whole genome shotgun sequence genome contains:
- the LOC103858549 gene encoding 11-beta-hydroxysteroid dehydrogenase-like 5, translating into MVDLLNSVMNLVAPPATMVVMAFSWPLLCFISFSERLYNSYFVTEDMEDKVVVITGASSAIGEQIAYEYAKRGANLVLVARREQRLRVVSNNARQIGANHVIIIAADVVKEDDCRRFITQAVNYYGRVDHLVNSASLGHTFYFDEVSDTTVFPHLLDINFWGNVYPTYVALPHLQKTNGRIVVNASVENWLPLPRMSLYSAAKAALVNFYETLRFELNGDVGITIATHGWIGSEMSRGKFMLEEGAEMQWKEEREVPANGGPLEEFAKMIVAGACRGDAYVKFPNWYDVFLLYRVFTPNVLRWTFKLLLSSEGSRQSSLVGVGQGMPVEESSSQMKLMLEGGSPRVSASPPHYTASPTRVSASPPHYTASPPRYTPSPSPPHHTSSPQRYTPSPSPPHYTSSRHRYTPSPSPPRYTESPPLYTESPPHYTTSPNWYAESPPRYTPSPSPPRFSRFNIQELP